The following are encoded together in the Citrobacter arsenatis genome:
- the pgi gene encoding glucose-6-phosphate isomerase has product MKNINPTQTSAWQALQKHFEEMKDVTIADLFAKDSDRFTKFSATFDDLMLVDFSKNRITEETLAKLQDLAKETDLAGAINSMFSGEKINRTEDRAVLHVALRNRSNTPIIVDGKDVMPEVNAVLEKMKSFSEAIISGSWKGYTGKAITDVVNIGIGGSDLGPFMVTEALRPYKNHLNMHFVSNVDGTHIAEVLKKVNPETTLFLVASKTFTTQETMTNAHSARDWFLATAGDNKHVAKHFAALSTNGKAVGEFGIDTANMFEFWDWVGGRYSLWSAIGLSIILSVGFDNFVELLSGAHAMDKHFSTTPAEKNLPVLLALIGIWYNNFFGAETEAILPYDQYMHRFAAYFQQGNMESNGKYVDRNGNAVDYQTGPIIWGEPGTNGQHAFYQLIHQGTKMVPCDFIAPAITHNPLSDHHPKLLSNFFAQTEALAFGKSREVVEQEYRDQGKDPATLDHVVPFKVFEGNRPTNSILLREITPFSLGALIALYEHKIFTQGAILNIFTFDQWGVELGKQLANRILPELKDGSEVSSHDSSTNGLINRYKSWR; this is encoded by the coding sequence ATGAAAAACATCAATCCAACGCAGACCTCAGCCTGGCAGGCACTACAAAAACACTTTGAAGAAATGAAAGACGTTACTATCGCGGATCTGTTCGCGAAAGATAGCGATCGCTTCACTAAGTTTTCCGCGACGTTTGACGATCTGATGCTGGTGGATTTCTCCAAAAACCGCATCACTGAAGAGACGCTGGCTAAACTGCAGGACCTGGCGAAAGAGACCGATTTGGCAGGTGCCATCAATTCCATGTTCTCCGGTGAGAAAATCAACCGTACTGAAGACCGTGCCGTGCTGCACGTGGCGCTGCGTAACCGTAGCAATACGCCAATCATCGTTGACGGCAAAGATGTGATGCCGGAAGTAAATGCGGTGCTGGAGAAGATGAAATCCTTCTCTGAAGCGATCATCTCCGGAAGCTGGAAAGGCTATACCGGTAAAGCCATTACTGATGTAGTGAACATCGGTATCGGCGGCTCCGACCTCGGCCCGTTCATGGTGACCGAAGCGCTGCGCCCGTACAAAAATCACCTGAACATGCACTTTGTTTCTAACGTCGATGGTACGCACATTGCCGAAGTGCTGAAGAAAGTGAACCCGGAAACCACGCTGTTCCTGGTCGCTTCCAAAACCTTCACTACCCAGGAAACCATGACCAACGCCCACAGCGCGCGCGACTGGTTCCTGGCGACCGCAGGCGACAACAAGCACGTTGCCAAACACTTCGCTGCGCTCTCCACTAACGGTAAAGCGGTTGGCGAGTTCGGTATTGATACCGCCAATATGTTCGAGTTCTGGGACTGGGTTGGCGGTCGTTACTCCCTGTGGTCAGCGATTGGTCTGTCGATCATCCTGTCCGTAGGCTTCGACAACTTTGTTGAGCTGCTCTCCGGCGCCCACGCCATGGACAAACACTTCTCCACCACTCCGGCTGAGAAAAACCTGCCGGTGCTGCTGGCGTTGATCGGTATCTGGTACAACAACTTCTTCGGTGCCGAAACCGAAGCGATTCTGCCGTATGACCAGTATATGCACCGCTTCGCGGCCTACTTCCAGCAGGGCAACATGGAATCCAACGGTAAATACGTTGACCGTAACGGCAATGCAGTGGATTACCAGACGGGCCCAATCATCTGGGGTGAGCCGGGTACTAACGGCCAGCATGCGTTCTACCAGTTGATCCACCAGGGTACTAAAATGGTACCGTGCGATTTTATCGCCCCGGCGATTACCCACAACCCGCTGTCCGATCACCATCCGAAGCTGCTGTCTAACTTCTTTGCGCAGACCGAAGCGCTGGCGTTCGGTAAATCCCGCGAAGTGGTTGAGCAGGAATATCGCGATCAGGGTAAAGATCCGGCAACGCTGGACCACGTGGTGCCGTTCAAAGTGTTCGAAGGCAACCGTCCGACCAACTCCATCCTGCTGCGCGAAATCACGCCGTTCAGCCTGGGTGCGCTGATTGCCCTGTACGAGCACAAAATCTTCACTCAGGGCGCCATCCTGAACATCTTCACCTTCGACCAGTGGGGCGTTGAGCTGGGCAAACAGCTGGCGAACCGCATTCTGCCAGAGCTGAAAGATGGTTCCGAAGTGAGCAGCCACGACAGTTCTACCAACGGTTTGATTAACCGTTATAAGTCCTGGCGTTAA